The DNA window TGCTGTGTCTGAAGATTGTTAAGGTCGTGACCCAGACAGCCCTCCGCATTCTCCTACCAGCGCTAGCTCGTATCATGGGTGTGGACCTGAGGAGTGGGGCAGCATCCCCAGAATCCCAGTGCTCTCTGACAGGGTCTGAGGATTCCTTAGGCAGTCTGGATGAGCGAGAGAAAAGGCTGCTGATCAGTGAGATGAACTACTGgactaaggagaggaggaggaatggcaGTGCAGGGTGCCTCCAAAAATCCACTCGCAGAACCTCATCACCATGCTGGTCGCCTAAGAGGTATGTTCACAGCAATATTTCAACTTAATAATTGCAAGACCTGACCCATACTtatcataaattattaacttggaATTCATACCTTGTAGTTTGAAGTTCTGGTCAGAAATGTTGCCCCTGAGGGGGTGGGTCAAGGTGAAAGTAATTTTTAACTTGGTTAGCCATAAAGTAATCTATGAATAAATAGATCAGGTACATGCCTTTCAGAATTAATCATATTCTGATGTCGTACAAACATCAAAATCTGGCAAAAACTCGTGTCAGTTGGCTTTCGGCTTCTAGAACTACGGTGGTATGAGAAGTAAATCATCATTGCTCTCATTTGATTTTCAAGCTCACTAATGACCCAGATTAGATACCAGCTGGCTGGTCACATTTGCATGGCATAAGTGGTGATTGTGTGTTTATCTTCAAGTTCCCAGACCTCATTGCAGAGTTTGCCGCCAGCAACTAGAGAGGCTCCCCTCATGGAGGAGCCTCTGAAAGCTCACTTTGGGGTAACGGAAGAGAGCCTCCTGATATCTCTGGTTGAGGGTCACTCCAACCccacctcctccagctcttccgaGTTGAGCTATGCTATCGCGGGGGAGGTAGTACACCAGCTTAACTCTGGCCTCTCAGTGGCCATTCAGGCCAGCTCGGGGAGTTGCCCCCCTATGGACAGTCAGGACATAGCAGCAGGCAAGGAGGTCATTCGGGTAGCCTCGGTGCAGATCCTGGCCGAGCTACAGAGCCAAACGTCTGAGCCAGAGTGGGTAGGGTTTATCGAGCGCCTCATGGACCCTGTGACCGATGATGTGCTGAATGCCATTGTCGGCACAATGGACAAAATGGCACAGGACTACAACATCCTATTGGATCTGGCCAAGAAGATGACAATCTTGGGGTCTAAATTTCTGACCAATCTTCAATGTGACCTTGATGTTGAGTGTCCATCTGGGAAAGAAGGGACCACTCACTTTCTCAAAGAGACTGGATCCTCTAGCAGTGTGGTGTCCAGAAAGCTTCAGACCCTCTCTAGCCCCGACTTTCAGTCTAAAGCCCTCAAGGCGGTGAGCACCATCCTTACAAGGAAAGTCAGCAGCTCTTCTGGCGTGGCTCCTTCCTCTAGGCCTTCTAGTGCTGCTCCTAGCCTTACTGAAACTCCCCTGAATACCAGCTGcacagccctgacatctgtaagcTCCACTGCCACAGTGATTGTTAAGGCATTTGTGGGAGGCATGGAGACGATAGCATCATTTGAAGGCAAATGTGAAGCAGTTGATTGGCCAGTTCCTGTAAATGACCACAAAACAGGGTTTTCACAGAAGATAACCTTCTCTCCAGCCCGCACACTCTATGGCCTTATACGAGCAAAGCTGAGGGACCTTTTAACTCCATCCGCTCGAGAAGAAGGTGTGGCTAAGGATGCTTCTCTTCAGGAGTCTTCAGACACCCTGGAAAAGgcaactgtttcaactgttgaGGTCCAGTTACCCAGCACCAAACTTAGTAGAGTTCCCAGTGAGAGCCAACCaataccagctctctgtctctccaatcTGGATAACAGCACTCAAGAAGTTCTTAGCAGTGTTTTTTCCATCTACAAGTCAGAGTTATCAAAAGTGGAGAGTAAATGCTTGGCCGTTGTCAGTTCATCTGATGAGTCCCTAGATGCTTGTTGGCTTGTTGATGGTGTcctatcaaagcttgatgactaTACTATTTCCCAGTCACCCTCACCCAATGAAGACTTGAGTGTGAGTACTCAATGTTCTCAACTGAGCTCAGAAGAGAGTGTCAGAATCACACAGTCCTCTACTAGTCTGATTCAGAGCATTAAGAAGCTCTCTAGCAATGACTTTCAGACTCAGGCAGAAGAGGCAGTGAGTAAAGTGCTGATGAGATCCAGTCATTCCTTTATCACACAGATCAGCCATACTGGTCTTCAGAAAAGTCTGCAGGCTGGCTTATCATCTAGCTCGCCATCAGAGATTGCCTCCATGTCCTCTCAGAATACAGCCCCTGGATTAGTGGAAACCTTTGTCAAAGGAATGGCGACTATTTTCCAGAAAAATGAGTCCACTGACACTGTGCTCCTGGAAAGAAGTGGGAGAGTTATGCAGTGCTCCCACGGGGGCTCCCAACTGGATGATACTGAATTGAGTGTTCAAATATCAGAAGAGAAGCTTTGGTCAACAGCTAAGACCATCTGCGTCAATATGAAGAACATACTTAAGGATTTCTTCACAGGGCTGAAGCAATCCGGATCCGAAAGGACAGAAAATGCTTCTTCCAAAGAGACCCTTGGGGAAATCCTGGTTGCTATCCAGAGTGAAATCTCAAACTTAGGGCGAATTAAGGATTCCAGGGAGCTCCTTCAGATCAACGATATGGTAGGAACTATGCTGAAGGAGGTTGAGAAAAGTGAGGATGACAGTGAACAAGTCTGCCAAGACATCCCTAGAACCTGTTCATCTTTGTCCACTTCTTTAAAGGGTCGTAGTTCCTTGTCTAGCTCTTCAAAGGgtcctaggtcagagtgtgatTTAGAGATCAACCTCCCTGGCACTCCCATCCCTGACGGAGTGCCTTTTGATCTGACCTGCCCCATCGTCAGGAGCTCCTGCATCGACACCAGGGACTCTAAAATGCCAGAGATTTCTACAAGTGACCTAAGGACAAAGATGATGGCACACACAGATGAACCCCTGCATCGTAACAGTCCAATGACTGACAGCAGCCGACCACCGAGTGCTAAAGCCTCTTTTCGATCCTCCACTACTCCATCTTTCACCAGCAAGGGAACCTCTTTGGTACCAAAGGGAGATGGGATTGACATTGAAGAGAAGGAGGTGAGCATCCCCAGCAGCTCTGGCCATCTGAGGGAGCTCTTAATCAGCCCAGACATCAGCAGTGCCACTGCATTCCCACTGCAGTACTTGATGGACTCCAGCAAAGATGATGTCATCTGTTTGGTCACCGTACTGGTGATAAGGTTGCTATCGAAGATCAGACCCTCAGCCCTAGATGGACCCTTCCAACAGGCACCAGACATGACAGAAACATCTCAGCAACTCATCAGACAAGTCCTGTCTGAGTTCTGTGCTGCATCCAGATTCTCCAGGACACAGGAATATTCCCAGAACCTGCACATCCACAGGGTGTTCAGAGGTGTACATAAAAACTTGATGGAGGAGTTTGGCTCTTATAACACCCTGCAAGCAGCTATTTCCTCCCAGGACCCTGCATTTGACAGAGTCCTGGTAAAGTCCTTGACCCAGCAGCTGGTACAGGGACGCAAGGAGGCGTCAAGACCAGCTTCTGCTGCAACAAACCCAGCAGACCaggctgagacagagaggggggctgAGCAGAAAGCAAGAAGGAGCTTCCTTTGCTTTTCAATGACCAAACTCAGGATCAACTTCAAGGTATAGCAGGGAGTTAGCATTTGTTTTTTGTTCCAGTTAGGTGCTGATGTTATTGATGTGGCTATGATAAGACAAATATATGagataaatatgtttttattcatcACTAAATTGTTGCCTTGGATTCAGAAGTGTTCCATTTCTTTATATATTCTCTGTACCATTTTCTTTACCTTTCTCCTGTTAGCGTTCCAAGAGAGGAAACAAAAAGGACTGCCATTCAGTCCAGGAACAGACTGAGATTACCTCTACTGATGGACATTGCATAGGTAAGGATGTTTTAGAGCTCTGCTATAGCTTGTAGTTTTGTTTAGGTGTGTGTTAGAAACATAGAGTATGCCTACCAAACTCATTGCACTGTTATTTATCAAAGTTAttatactgtatttctctctctctctatctctctccccatccatttctcttgtgtttctagctccacacATTGAggctcatggtgctgaatctcCAGTTGGAGAGgtttctccctccatatctcagcCTATCAAAAAACAATCCTTGATTGTCAGGGTCTTTTCAGCAATGATGAAGCCATTCAGGCGCTTCACCAAGAAGAACCTGTAACCTGTTACGCTGCATGAAGAACTACTTTTGTAACAGCAAGACTTTTGACAAGAGGAATTTCTGCATGTCTACCCTTTCGAagtctatttgatcaaataaatgcAAATTATTTTACAAGAGTTTCAAGTGTTTTGGATGATTGGTAGCACCGAAGCAGCTTTTCTCAGAGAAATGCACTAGTTCCCCCTTGGTTACACATTTATTGTGCAGTTTTTGAGTTGGCAGGActtggggcggcagatagccttgtggttagagcgttgggtcagcaaccgagaggttgctagatcaaatccctgagctgacaaggtaaaaatctgttgttctgcccctgaacaaggcagttaacccactgttcctaggctgccactgtaaataagaatttgttcttaacaacttgtcttgtaaaaaaaaattaaaataatcaGAGCTTGTCTCTAATACAATAGTTTCTGCATAGACCGTCAGATAACCAGATGTTCTCTATTAATTTAGTTAGATGACAGTTCCTGATTCTGAGATACTGTAAATCaacagaccttgagaggagatAAAACCACATCTGTTGATCCATTTCACAGGTTTCTGGTGGTTTCTAAGCATTCTACATGTGTTGGGGAAGGAGGGTGGGATCTCTCCAGAGCATCTAATTACGTCAGTCATGTCTTGCCATGCACGTGATGTGAGATAATGTTATGCACCACACAAATATATATTGCCTAAGCCTGCAGTGATATACTCCATGGAGACAGTGCTCATTGTTCATTTTACATGATGGATATATGCTACTCCATTTCATACAatcaatcatcaatcaatcagtaccatttatttataaagtcctttttacatcagcagttgtcacaaagtgcttatttagacacccagcctaaaaccccaaatagcatgcaatgcagatttagaagcacggtggctaggaaaaactccctagaaaagcaggaaggtaggaagaaacctagagaagaacaaggctctgaggggtggctagtcctcttctggctgtgccggtggagattataagCGTACAtgaccattaaggccagattgttcttcaagtacTGTAGTTCAAACGttcttcatagatgaccagcagggtcaaataataatgtggttatagagggtgaaacaggtcagcacctcaggagtaaatgtcagttggcttttcatagccgaacattcagaggtcgagacagcaggtgtggtagagagagagagagagggggagagggagagagagagaggtgggggagagggagagagagagaggtaggggagagggagagagagagaggaggaggagagaaagagagagaggtgggagagagagagagagagagaggtgggggagagggagagagagctgagggagagagagagagagagagagagcgaagatcgAAACTGAAGGTCCATGACAAAGTATCACGTCCGGAGAACACACATGCCTCTTCATGTGATACATGATGTTTGGCTGTGATGTGCGAAGTGTTATCTAATGGGtttggtgattgttctgtgtgaagCCGTATTCTGCATTGCATCATGGAATGTGATGTGAAATCCCTGGGCCTATGGCTGTTGAAGCTACTCCACTGCACTGTTGCTGTGAGCAGGAGTGGGAGAGAAGCCATGCTTTTATTAGACTCTTCTTCTGTCACTCATTCTCCTGCCTCTCCATCTCAAAGGCTGCCAAATATTTTGAAGAGTGGTTAAAGAGGTGGCTTTGTGCATACACACTTAGACTCCAACTCTATTTACAGTGAAaaggatttgatcccctgctgattttgtacgtttgcccactgacaaagaaatgatcagtctataattttaatggtaggtttatttgaacagtgagagacagagcaacaacaacaaaaatccgggaaaacgcatgtcaaaaatgttataaattgatttgcattttaatgagggaaataagtatttgacccctctgcaaaacatgacttagtacttggtggcaaaacccttgttggcaatcacagaggtcagacctttcttgtagttggccaccaggtttgcacacatctcaggagggattttgtcccactcctctttgcagatcttctccaagtcattaaggtttcgaggctgacgtttggcaactcgaaccttcagctccttccacagattttctatgggattaaggtctggagactggctaggccactccaggaccttaatgtgcttcttcttgagccactcctttgttgccttggccgtgtgttctgggtcattgtcatgctggaatacccatccacgacctattttcagggaaggaagttctcacccaagatttggcggtacgtggccccgtccatcgtccctttgatgcggtgaagttgtcctgtccccttagcagaaaaacaccccaaagcataatgtttccacctccatgtttgatggtggggatggtgttcttggggtcataggcagcattcctcctcctccaaacacggcgagttgagttgatgccaaagagctccattttggtctcatctgaccacaacactttcacccagttgtcctctgaatcattcagatgttcattggcaaacttcagacgggcatgtatatgtgctttcttgagcagggggaccttgcgggcgctgcaggatttcagtccttcacggcgtagtgtgttaccaattgttttcttggtgactatggtcccagctgccttgagatcattgacaagatcctcccgtgtagttctgggctgattcctcaccgttctcaggat is part of the Salmo trutta chromosome 34, fSalTru1.1, whole genome shotgun sequence genome and encodes:
- the LOC115173366 gene encoding uncharacterized protein LOC115173366, with the protein product MKNILKDFFTGLKQSGSERTENASSKETLGEILVAIQSEISNLGRIKDSRELLQINDMVGTMLKEVEKSEDDSEQVCQDIPRTCSSLSTSLKGRSSLSSSSKGPRSECDLEINLPGTPIPDGVPFDLTCPIVRSSCIDTRDSKMPEISTSDLRTKMMAHTDEPLHRNSPMTDSSRPPSAKASFRSSTTPSFTSKGTSLVPKGDGIDIEEKEVSIPSSSGHLRELLISPDISSATAFPLQYLMDSSKDDVICLVTVLVIRLLSKIRPSALDGPFQQAPDMTETSQQLIRQVLSEFCAASRFSRTQEYSQNLHIHRVFRGVHKNLMEEFGSYNTLQAAISSQDPAFDRVLVKSLTQQLVQGRKEASRPASAATNPADQAETERGAEQKARRSFLCFSMTKLRINFKRSKRGNKKDCHSVQEQTEITSTDGHCIAPHIEAHGAESPVGEVSPSISQPIKKQSLIVRVFSAMMKPFRRFTKKNL